Part of the Coregonus clupeaformis isolate EN_2021a unplaced genomic scaffold, ASM2061545v1 scaf0072, whole genome shotgun sequence genome is shown below.
GATGATGCACCAATGGTGACGAACTTCCATGCGGAAATTACCTGCTTCTGTGCTCAGGTTGGGCATCTGAGCAGTTTTGGGGCCCTCTGTGTCCTTAGCGAGCATCTCCGGTTTGCGAACAGGCGAGTGGATGAGAGGGGCCTGAGACGCGGGCTCGTTGATATCATCCTTCTCCAGGTCCGCCTTACCCTTCTGGGTAAGTAGGAGGTAAGAGCTCTGACTGGGAACTTCTTCCTGAACTTCTGGGGCTACATTTGCAGACGCCACATCCTTCAGCCCAAAGCTCatgtcatcttcatcatcatcatccataCTAAGCTCTGGTGCCTTGGCAAACTTGGCGCCATCGAACGTTTCTAGAAACTCATCCATCACACCCCTGGGGGGCCGTTCGACAAACTCAAACTCTTCTGAGGAGACATCCGGCTCAGAGATCTCTTCTGCTGCCTCTGGCTCTTCCACTTTCATGTCATTCTTCTCAGTCTCCACCTGGAAACTTGCAGGATTCTTGGCCATTGCCTCCAGAACAGGGGACAGCGAGTCTGCGGAGGGACTCTCGGAATCAGAATCTTCAGGGGTCTTTCTAGTCTGGATATTAAGAGGCTCTAATTTCTTCACTGTTTTGGGTGAATCTTGACTGGAAAACATCCAATCTTTTTGTTCTATCTGGACAGGTTCTTTGCTCGGGGGTGTGGTCTCTGCCTCCTTTACAAGGTCAAAGGCACTAAAGCCTTTATCATCTTCAGTCTTCACCGCTAATCTTGCTTCAGTCTCCTCAGTCAGCTCCTTCAGCAGTAAAGCTTTGGAATCGAAAGCAAAGGGATTTGTGGCTGACAGAGTGACGGGGAGAGTGGGTGACTCTACAATCTTCCGGACAGGAGCAGGGCTCGGCTCAGTGCTTCCTTCAGAAGAGCCAGAGTCCACTTTGTCAGGGTTCAGAGGGAAGGGCTTTAAGATATCTGGGAGAGATGGTGGAGGTGCAGAGTCTTCGCTCTCTTTTGGGGTGGTTGAGATCTGATTGAGTGGCTCCATGAGCGAGTCCGCAGCCATCTTGACAGACTCGTAAGTTTTTGTCTCATCATAATATGACGGTGGGCTGCCATCTTGGGAGTCTCCAGCCTGGCCATACTGGACCAGGTCTGGGGTGGGACTCTCAGACATTTTAGCTGCCCGGCTGTCAGAAGTGGTATCCCCAAAATGGGAGAACCCTGCATCTGCTACAGGGGAGAAGCCCTGGAATGGAttcttcttcacctcaaacaTTAAGTCATCATCTGGTTGGCCAAGCATATCTGGCGCATACCCAGAGGAGCCTCTGGAGGCTGAGTCCTTGGAGAACATATTCATGGAGGCCCTGGTGTTGTCTTGAGAAGCTAGGAATGGAGAATCCCAGTGCTCTGTTGGGGTAGAGGAGGCAGGTGCGATGTCAGATTCAGGGGTCATCTGGGGATTTTTGGGGGACTGGGAAGGAGTAGTAGACCTGACTGAGCTACAAATCTGCTCTTCGGGAGAGACAACCCCACTGTCTTCACACAGAGACTTGGGCCTTACATCTCTCTCCGAGCAAATGTTTTGATCATGTTTACTTTGAGTGTAGGTAGCAGCTTCTAACCCTTTCACGGTATCCTCATCGTTCTTAATAAAGCCTAATCTGGTGTTACCCTCTTCATCACAAGGAATATCCTTGGTCGGCATTTTGGGAGGCTCAGTAGAAGGCCAAGAAGAGAAGCCCAATGGAGCGGATGTTGGATTTGGGGACTCTGACAAAGAGAGGTCCTCCAGAGAGTcaggagagtgaagaggagagaggggggagatgggagCAGGGGAATCACCCATCTGCCCAAGTTCTTGAGTAGAGAGGGAAAATGCAATACATCAAGACACACTCCATTCCTTCAGTGCTAGAAAGCCATGCCAGGCAAGCCCTTCCAGCATTCTGCAGAGGTGAAGTGGTGATTCCCATCAGATATATCTCAGAGGTATCGTCTGGCATGCCAAAAGATGCAAAACCAGTTATGAAGATGTTTTATTCTTCTTAGCCAATCCTTGTGTAATGTGTCAATTTAGTCACTTAACATGGGCGCAATCAATGAGGGGAATCATCACTTCTAAACGTCTTATGAATTTGTAACTATAAAGTTAGTTTCTTCTGTCATATCTAGGGTCTACTGTAAGTGGAC
Proteins encoded:
- the LOC121553760 gene encoding reticulon-4 isoform X4, with translation MEDSEQVVSSTTPSVDEMSRYGQYGNHYGNEATAKVGEDDIVDLVGGAQDAIERHMASSPEDITEFTKEETTEQLTNEDVISDSTPSDEQEEEVTDTISEAEPVILNPFEADSLPELIRPDPPKAAQEAPAPVVESAPVVEVLPEAAPEKEAIAAPPAASDEHFLPPAPLQPLMQFPKEHWDSPFLASQDNTRASMNMFSKDSASRGSSGYAPDMLGQPDDDLMFEVKKNPFQGFSPVADAGFSHFGDTTSDSRAAKMSESPTPDLVQYGQAGDSQDGSPPSYYDETKTYESVKMAADSLMEPLNQISTTPKESEDSAPPPSLPDILKPFPLNPDKVDSGSSEGSTEPSPAPVRKIVESPTLPVTLSATNPFAFDSKALLLKELTEETEARLAVKTEDDKGFSAFDLVKEAETTPPSKEPVQIEQKDWMFSSQDSPKTVKKLEPLNIQTRKTPEDSDSESPSADSLSPVLEAMAKNPASFQVETEKNDMKVEEPEAAEEISEPDVSSEEFEFVERPPRGVMDEFLETFDGAKFAKAPELSMDDDDEDDMSFGLKDVASANVAPEVQEEVPSQSSYLLLTQKGKADLEKDDINEPASQAPLIHSPVRKPEMLAKDTEGPKTAQMPNLSTEAVVELLYWRDVKTSGVVFGASLSLLLSLTLCSIVSVSSYIGLALLSVTICFRIYKGILQAIQKSDEGHPFKLYLDQDVALSEETVHKYSDCALARFNTTVNELRRLFLVEDLVDSLKFAVLMWILTYVGALFNGLTLFILGLVGMFSCPIVYEKYKVQIDHYVGMANKQVKDIIATVQAKVPGLKRVKAE
- the LOC121553760 gene encoding reticulon-4 isoform X3; protein product: MEDSEQVVSSTTPSVDEMSRYGQYGNHYGNEATAKVGEDDIVDLVGGAQDAIERHMASSPEDITEFTKEETTEQLTNEDVISDSTPSDEQEEEVTDTISEAEPVILNPFEADSLPELIRPDPPKAAQEAPAPVVESAPVVEVLPEAAPEKEAIAAPPAASGLLQRWNLDTRDEHFLPPAPLQPLMQFPKEHWDSPFLASQDNTRASMNMFSKDSASRGSSGYAPDMLGQPDDDLMFEVKKNPFQGFSPVADAGFSHFGDTTSDSRAAKMSESPTPDLVQYGQAGDSQDGSPPSYYDETKTYESVKMAADSLMEPLNQISTTPKESEDSAPPPSLPDILKPFPLNPDKVDSGSSEGSTEPSPAPVRKIVESPTLPVTLSATNPFAFDSKALLLKELTEETEARLAVKTEDDKGFSAFDLVKEAETTPPSKEPVQIEQKDWMFSSQDSPKTVKKLEPLNIQTRKTPEDSDSESPSADSLSPVLEAMAKNPASFQVETEKNDMKVEEPEAAEEISEPDVSSEEFEFVERPPRGVMDEFLETFDGAKFAKAPELSMDDDDEDDMSFGLKDVASANVAPEVQEEVPSQSSYLLLTQKGKADLEKDDINEPASQAPLIHSPVRKPEMLAKDTEGPKTAQMPNLSTEAVVELLYWRDVKTSGVVFGASLSLLLSLTLCSIVSVSSYIGLALLSVTICFRIYKGILQAIQKSDEGHPFKLYLDQDVALSEETVHKYSDCALARFNTTVNELRRLFLVEDLVDSLKFAVLMWILTYVGALFNGLTLFILGLVGMFSCPIVYEKYKVQIDHYVGMANKQVKDIIATVQAKVPGLKRVKAE
- the LOC121553760 gene encoding reticulon-1 isoform X1, producing MEDSEQVVSSTTPSVDEMSRYGQYGNHYGNEATAKVGEDDIVDLVGGAQDAIERHMASSPEDITEFTKEETTEQLTNEDVISDSTPSDEQEEEVTDTISEAEPVILNPFEADSLPELIRPDPPKAAQEAPAPVVESAPVVEVLPEAAPEKEAIAAPPAASGLLQRWNLDTRDEHFLPPAPLQPLMQFPKELGQMGDSPAPISPLSPLHSPDSLEDLSLSESPNPTSAPLGFSSWPSTEPPKMPTKDIPCDEEGNTRLGFIKNDEDTVKGLEAATYTQSKHDQNICSERDVRPKSLCEDSGVVSPEEQICSSVRSTTPSQSPKNPQMTPESDIAPASSTPTEHWDSPFLASQDNTRASMNMFSKDSASRGSSGYAPDMLGQPDDDLMFEVKKNPFQGFSPVADAGFSHFGDTTSDSRAAKMSESPTPDLVQYGQAGDSQDGSPPSYYDETKTYESVKMAADSLMEPLNQISTTPKESEDSAPPPSLPDILKPFPLNPDKVDSGSSEGSTEPSPAPVRKIVESPTLPVTLSATNPFAFDSKALLLKELTEETEARLAVKTEDDKGFSAFDLVKEAETTPPSKEPVQIEQKDWMFSSQDSPKTVKKLEPLNIQTRKTPEDSDSESPSADSLSPVLEAMAKNPASFQVETEKNDMKVEEPEAAEEISEPDVSSEEFEFVERPPRGVMDEFLETFDGAKFAKAPELSMDDDDEDDMSFGLKDVASANVAPEVQEEVPSQSSYLLLTQKGKADLEKDDINEPASQAPLIHSPVRKPEMLAKDTEGPKTAQMPNLSTEAVVELLYWRDVKTSGVVFGASLSLLLSLTLCSIVSVSSYIGLALLSVTICFRIYKGILQAIQKSDEGHPFKLYLDQDVALSEETVHKYSDCALARFNTTVNELRRLFLVEDLVDSLKFAVLMWILTYVGALFNGLTLFILGLVGMFSCPIVYEKYKVQIDHYVGMANKQVKDIIATVQAKVPGLKRVKAE
- the LOC121553760 gene encoding reticulon-1 isoform X2 translates to MEDSEQVVSSTTPSVDEMSRYGQYGNHYGNEATAKVGEDDIVDLVGGAQDAIERHMASSPEDITEFTKEETTEQLTNEDVISDSTPSDEQEEEVTDTISEAEPVILNPFEADSLPELIRPDPPKAAQEAPAPVVESAPVVEVLPEAAPEKEAIAAPPAASDEHFLPPAPLQPLMQFPKELGQMGDSPAPISPLSPLHSPDSLEDLSLSESPNPTSAPLGFSSWPSTEPPKMPTKDIPCDEEGNTRLGFIKNDEDTVKGLEAATYTQSKHDQNICSERDVRPKSLCEDSGVVSPEEQICSSVRSTTPSQSPKNPQMTPESDIAPASSTPTEHWDSPFLASQDNTRASMNMFSKDSASRGSSGYAPDMLGQPDDDLMFEVKKNPFQGFSPVADAGFSHFGDTTSDSRAAKMSESPTPDLVQYGQAGDSQDGSPPSYYDETKTYESVKMAADSLMEPLNQISTTPKESEDSAPPPSLPDILKPFPLNPDKVDSGSSEGSTEPSPAPVRKIVESPTLPVTLSATNPFAFDSKALLLKELTEETEARLAVKTEDDKGFSAFDLVKEAETTPPSKEPVQIEQKDWMFSSQDSPKTVKKLEPLNIQTRKTPEDSDSESPSADSLSPVLEAMAKNPASFQVETEKNDMKVEEPEAAEEISEPDVSSEEFEFVERPPRGVMDEFLETFDGAKFAKAPELSMDDDDEDDMSFGLKDVASANVAPEVQEEVPSQSSYLLLTQKGKADLEKDDINEPASQAPLIHSPVRKPEMLAKDTEGPKTAQMPNLSTEAVVELLYWRDVKTSGVVFGASLSLLLSLTLCSIVSVSSYIGLALLSVTICFRIYKGILQAIQKSDEGHPFKLYLDQDVALSEETVHKYSDCALARFNTTVNELRRLFLVEDLVDSLKFAVLMWILTYVGALFNGLTLFILGLVGMFSCPIVYEKYKVQIDHYVGMANKQVKDIIATVQAKVPGLKRVKAE